The Gloeocapsopsis sp. IPPAS B-1203 region TACATAGATTGGCTTATTGTGTTTCTTAGACCATTGATATACTTGCTGAAAAGCAACAGCTAACTCTTTATATTCTTTTTCTGTTCCCCAAAGTAATCCTTTTTTTCTGCCGCTAATACCCTGATGTGTAAAGTTTAATGGTTTATAATAATGAATTTGAGCAATAATATGCCTATCAAAAGCTGGAAGTTTTAAATTTTTAACAAGTTGCCACCAATTGTTGTAGCCAGCACTACCAATAATAATGTTTCGGTTAGGATTAGTTTTCCGTATTAGAGGAACAACATCAGCAATCCATTGGTTCCATATGGTACTATTTAAATTACCGCAAGGCTCATTCAAAATATCAAAAATAAGATTAGCAGAATAATTTTTATAATGAGCAGCAATCTGTGCCCAAAAAGAGAGAAAGTAAGCCTTATAGTTGCCTGGCTCATCTATAAACTCTTTATGATTTTTCATAGTGAGAACTACGACTAGTTTTTGAGAAAGGCAATCATTTATAGCACGATCGAGAGAATCAAAAAAGTCACTCTCTAGCTTAGTTCCCTGAGCATTTCTCATTGGGTACATCCATAAACGTACTGAATTAAACCCTGCTTCTTTCACGAGAAAAGGTAACTTTGGGTTCCAAGCTACCCACCAACTAGGATCTTTAGAAGTAATCTGAGATTTTAGATTGATGCCTTTACCAATACGCTCATTCATTACCCAAGGATCGACACCATTTTGTTTGTATATTGCTTTAGCATTTATCTGAACAAAACATGAGAATAAAATAGTGAAAGTTAGGATAAAGACATAGATTATTCTAACTTTTTGGTTAAAAATAGATATTTTCATCTTCTCTATATTAAAAATTTGTCAATTATTGCTGAATTTAATTTTAAATTTTCCTAGTGAAGCCTGAAATAATTTACGTAGAGTGATAGAAGTAGTCTAGTTAAATTCAGTGATTAGATAATGAGGATGTTTACTATGATTTGAGAATTTTTCTCAGATTTTTATCACAATAAAACCATATTTGACTAAAATTCTAAAAGAGTCGATACCGAAAAGTTCAGGTATAAATTATACTTTCTCAAAAGTTTTGATAGTGTGAAATCTAAGGTTTAGCAAGGATACTTTTACTCGAATTAGAGGTAAAAATCTAGAAAATAATTATTTCTGCCAAGTCATTACTTCTTTTTATAAAGTTTACAAGATTGCTCTTATTTGTGTTGCATCTGATGATATTTCCACAGTTTCCCCTGTTTTCTCAGCAACTCTTGATATCCTCCTTCTTCTACAATTTTGCCCTGCTCAAGTACTACTACCTTGTCTGCTTGGAAAATGGTAGATAATCGATGGGCGATCGCAATCACTGTTCGACCAGCAGAAAGTTTCTCTAATGATTCTTGAATCAAATTTTCAGACACAGAATCTAATGCACTTGTAGCTTCATCTAGGATTAAGATATCTGGATTACGCAATAAGGCACGGGCGATCGCAATACGCTGGCGTTGACCTCCAGATAACCGTACACCGCGATCGCCTAGCTGAGTTTCAAAACCTTCGGGTAACTCTCGGATAAATTCCAAAGCATTTGCTTGTCGCGCTACTTCCCAAATTGCCGCTTCGTCTACATCTTCTAAAGCATAAGCAATATTGTTACGCACAGAAGTATTAAAAATGAACGTGTCTTGACTAACGATAGCGATTTTTTGGCGCAGCGAGTTAAGGTCAAATTTCCGTATATCAACACCATCAATCAAAATCTGACCGCCCATTGGATCGTAAAATCTGGGAATTAAGTCTGCTAAAGTACTTTTGCCAGCACCAGAAGCACCAACAAGTGCTGTCATTTGTCCCTGATTGATAGTTAGTGTAATGTCGCGTAACACCAATTCACTTTGGTTATATCCAAAGTCTACAGACACAAACTCAATAGTTTGCTGCAATCCAGGAAACTGGGTTTGACCATTCTGGATATAAGCTTTGTCGTAAGTACGAAGTAGTTTTTTAATATTGCTAATTGACCCTTGGAAGTTACTAAATTTTACTCTAGCTCCATCGAGTTGACGTCGAATTGGCATTAGCCGTAATAGAACGAACAAAAACGTTAGCAGTGAAGCTGCTTGTAGCTGTCCTCTTGGAATCAAAACAGCGAATGCTAAAATTAACAAGCAAATGAGTATTACAGTAGCTACTCCTTCTGAGAGAGGTTCTACTAATGCCTGGGCTGATCTAGATTTAGTAGCAGCTTGCAAAAGTTGTGAACTCGCATGATAAAATCTCTTA contains the following coding sequences:
- the hepA gene encoding heterocyst formation ABC transporter subunit HepA, translating into MYFKLPKQISVVLKASSFWQGNYLIIREFKHFRRIILLALLFTLLAAVFEGIGVGFILTFIQSLTNPNATPIKTGIQVFDIWILGVNAPATERLYRISGLILLTTLFRLSLTYLGRLYVYTSQFTLAYRLSLRVFEQLQSLSLSYFVKTRTGSLVNSLTVEINQIAQAFEVISIFVTKGLILTTYVVSMFLLSWQLTIITVMLFGLLSVGISTLLKQVREASFARSKASRWYVSVSLEFINGIRTVQAFTAQEFERKRFYHASSQLLQAATKSRSAQALVEPLSEGVATVILICLLILAFAVLIPRGQLQAASLLTFLFVLLRLMPIRRQLDGARVKFSNFQGSISNIKKLLRTYDKAYIQNGQTQFPGLQQTIEFVSVDFGYNQSELVLRDITLTINQGQMTALVGASGAGKSTLADLIPRFYDPMGGQILIDGVDIRKFDLNSLRQKIAIVSQDTFIFNTSVRNNIAYALEDVDEAAIWEVARQANALEFIRELPEGFETQLGDRGVRLSGGQRQRIAIARALLRNPDILILDEATSALDSVSENLIQESLEKLSAGRTVIAIAHRLSTIFQADKVVVLEQGKIVEEGGYQELLRKQGKLWKYHQMQHK
- a CDS encoding glycoside hydrolase family 5 protein, whose translation is MKISIFNQKVRIIYVFILTFTILFSCFVQINAKAIYKQNGVDPWVMNERIGKGINLKSQITSKDPSWWVAWNPKLPFLVKEAGFNSVRLWMYPMRNAQGTKLESDFFDSLDRAINDCLSQKLVVVLTMKNHKEFIDEPGNYKAYFLSFWAQIAAHYKNYSANLIFDILNEPCGNLNSTIWNQWIADVVPLIRKTNPNRNIIIGSAGYNNWWQLVKNLKLPAFDRHIIAQIHYYKPLNFTHQGISGRKKGLLWGTEKEYKELAVAFQQVYQWSKKHNKPIYVGEFGVNNFAPQYLRLKWIKAVLSEVNAKGFSWCYYSFGKAGHPWAIYNPTENEWEEPVTSILLASKIKSLN